Proteins encoded in a region of the Zea mays cultivar B73 chromosome 2, Zm-B73-REFERENCE-NAM-5.0, whole genome shotgun sequence genome:
- the LOC100283447 gene encoding Rhomboid-like protein 19-like encodes MMSGSSPPPPSLPAGSGGFFRGYTKLCKGLAVILLIVHLVVQLFPSAVTYLALIPGRTIPFAWNLITAGYVEQTIPGMVVSIIGLLLFGKLLEPLWGSKELSKFIFIVNLSTSACVFMTAIVLYYITQQEIYLYTPFSGFYGVLSGLLVGIKQLLPDQELNLFVLKIKAKWIPSLVALISILGSIFIYDFMSYLPVLLFGMYMSWIYLRYFQKRLETSLKGDPSEEFSFSSFFPEFVRPFLDPIASVFHRLLCGRSDARGETLDTSPLPGSDSFEANRRRERGQRALEQRLAEKLAAVRSSEGGTSLDAADKV; translated from the exons ATGATGAGCGGTAGCTCGCCTCCGCCGCCCTCGCTTCCTGCCGGG AGTGGAGGCTTCTTCAGGGGATACACAAAGCTGTGCAAGGGCCTCGCCGTCATATTGCTCATTGTGCACCTTGTAGTCCAGTTGTTTCCGTCCGCCGTCACCTATCTCGCGCTTATCCCTGGAAG AACGATCCCTTTTGCTTGGAACCTGATAACTGCAGGCTATGTCGAGCAAACAATTCCAGGG ATGGTTGTCAGCATCATTGGCCTTCTTTTATTTGGGAAGTTGTTAGAACCTCTATGGGGTTCAAAAGAGTTATCAAAGTTCATTTTTATCGTCAACCTTTCAACTTCTGCTTGTGTTTTCATGACTGCTATTGTGCTGTACTATATAACTCAGCAAGAGATCTACCT CTATACTCCTTTTTCTGGATTTTATGGGGTTCTATCAGGATTGTTGGTGGGCATTAAACAGCTTTTACCTGATCAAGAGCTTAATCTTTTTGTGCTAAAAATTAAGGCAAAG TGGATTCCATCTCTTGTTGCATTGATATCCATTCTTGGAAGCATCTTCATATACGACTTTATGTCTTACCTCCCAGTTCTGTTGTTTGGCATGTATATGAGTTGGATCTACCTCCGTTACTTTCAAAAGAGACTTGAGACCAGCCTGAAAGGGGATCCAAGTGAGGAGTTctctttctcaagcttcttcccTGAATTTGTAAG ACCATTTCTCGACCCAATAGCATCTGTATTCCATAGGTTACTTTGTGGAAGATCTGATGCCAGGGGAGAAACATTAGACACCTCACCATTACCTGGTTCAGATTCGTTTGAGGCAAACAGGAGGAG AGAGAGGGGTCAACGGGCACTGGAGCAAAGATTAGCTGAGAAGCTGGCTGCAGTCAGGAGTTCAGAGGGCGGCACATCACTGGATGCCGCTGACAAAGTTTGA